From the genome of Clostridium sp. BNL1100, one region includes:
- a CDS encoding DHH family phosphoesterase, translating to MDSRKLSRIFIPKAGFYLWVIFFLIIVITALNPLVSIPGYVLLVFLVIYNYKSTHIRNREITKYIETLTFNIDCATKDTLLNFPMPLVLAELDGTTVWYNSSFKGIFQNDTFQEETVAGLVSDLKPQMMEGDSINISSEITINNRHYSVLGNLVKLDDSNNEESVIVMLYLVDNTELIDEKKKFEENKNTVGLIVIDNYDDLMQSMEDAVRQQLLAEIDKKVTSWISHTGGVLKKFERDKYLCIFAFKYLHELEEKRFEILETVKEINLGNKIPVTLSIGLGINAPTIVENLQNANACIDIALGRGGDHVVIKDGDNFRFFGGRTRELEKRTRVKARVIAYALRGLIDQAPSVLIMGHENADIDCLGAGLGIYRIVKNRDKRVNIVLNHSNANIDAILNKMAKEPEYTNVFVGTNEALDLITKKTLLIVVDTHKPGFTEAPELLKMTEQVVIIDHHRRGADFIQDAVLSYQETYASSTCELVTELLQYVEDRIRLTNIETEALYAGIVVDTKNFIFKTGVRTFEAASYLRRQGADTVSVKQLFQNDLKTYITISNIVKDAEVVYDNIAISICPNNIKGAQLIAAQAADQMLSLSGLVAAFVLSYHNGEVVISGRSLGDINVQMILEKLGGGGHLTVAGAQIEDVSIQDAKKMLKNAIYEYIDSLAKE from the coding sequence ATGGATAGCAGAAAACTATCACGGATATTTATTCCAAAGGCTGGTTTTTACCTTTGGGTAATTTTCTTTCTCATAATAGTAATAACGGCTTTAAACCCTTTGGTTTCTATACCGGGGTATGTTTTGCTTGTGTTTCTGGTGATTTATAACTATAAGTCCACCCATATCAGAAACCGGGAAATAACCAAGTACATAGAGACACTTACCTTTAATATAGATTGTGCTACAAAGGACACCCTATTAAACTTTCCTATGCCTTTGGTACTTGCAGAATTAGATGGGACAACCGTATGGTATAATTCCTCCTTCAAGGGCATATTCCAGAATGACACTTTTCAGGAGGAAACAGTAGCCGGACTTGTTTCTGACTTAAAACCCCAGATGATGGAAGGGGACAGCATAAACATATCTTCGGAAATCACTATAAATAACAGACATTATTCAGTTCTTGGCAATTTAGTAAAGCTTGACGACAGTAATAACGAGGAAAGCGTTATTGTTATGCTCTATCTTGTCGATAACACTGAATTAATAGACGAAAAAAAGAAGTTTGAGGAAAATAAAAACACCGTAGGACTTATAGTAATTGACAATTATGATGACCTGATGCAAAGTATGGAAGACGCTGTAAGACAGCAATTACTGGCGGAAATAGATAAAAAGGTTACCAGTTGGATAAGTCACACGGGAGGAGTTCTGAAGAAATTTGAAAGGGACAAATATCTTTGTATATTTGCATTCAAGTATCTGCATGAACTTGAAGAAAAAAGGTTTGAAATACTGGAAACAGTTAAGGAAATAAATCTCGGGAACAAGATTCCTGTTACACTCAGCATAGGGTTGGGGATAAATGCTCCCACAATTGTTGAAAACCTGCAAAATGCAAATGCATGTATTGACATAGCACTTGGTAGGGGCGGCGACCACGTGGTAATAAAAGACGGCGACAATTTCCGGTTCTTTGGTGGTCGTACCAGAGAGCTTGAAAAAAGGACAAGAGTCAAAGCCAGGGTTATTGCTTATGCTTTAAGAGGTTTGATAGATCAGGCGCCGTCCGTGCTTATAATGGGTCATGAGAATGCTGACATAGACTGTCTTGGAGCAGGACTTGGCATTTACCGTATTGTAAAGAACAGGGATAAAAGAGTAAATATTGTACTGAATCATTCCAATGCAAATATAGATGCAATACTGAACAAGATGGCAAAGGAACCCGAATATACTAACGTTTTTGTTGGTACAAATGAGGCTCTGGACCTTATAACCAAGAAAACACTTCTTATAGTAGTTGATACACACAAACCGGGATTTACGGAGGCTCCGGAACTGTTGAAAATGACAGAACAGGTAGTAATCATAGACCACCACAGGAGAGGGGCTGACTTTATTCAGGATGCCGTACTCTCCTATCAGGAGACCTATGCATCCTCAACTTGTGAGTTGGTAACAGAGCTTCTGCAATACGTAGAAGACAGAATAAGGCTTACCAATATTGAAACGGAAGCTTTATATGCAGGAATCGTTGTAGATACAAAAAACTTTATATTTAAAACGGGTGTAAGAACCTTTGAGGCAGCGTCATACCTGAGAAGACAGGGTGCAGATACGGTATCTGTTAAACAGTTATTCCAAAATGATTTAAAAACTTACATTACTATTTCCAATATAGTAAAAGATGCAGAAGTAGTGTATGATAATATTGCAATATCCATTTGCCCCAACAATATCAAGGGTGCGCAGCTTATAGCAGCTCAGGCTGCAGATCAGATGTTGAGTCTTTCAGGACTTGTAGCGGCATTCGTTTTGAGTTACCATAATGGAGAGGTTGTAATCAGTGGAAGATCTCTTGGGGATATAAATGTACAGATGATTTTGGAAAAGCTTGGCGGGGGCGGACATCTGACGGTAGCAGGTGCTCAGATTGAGGATGTATCCATACAGGATGCAAAGAAAATGCTTAAAAATGCTATTTACGAATATATAGACAGCCTTGCAAAGGAATAA
- the rplI gene encoding 50S ribosomal protein L9: protein MKVILKQDVKGLGKKEQMVEASDGYARNFLLPRGLAVEATSSNVNIMKTKKEAEAQKKDREISQAKELAKKIKDITVTLKVKAGENGKLFGSITSKDVAEALKSQQKLDIDKKKLVMPDSLKAVGTFEVEVKLYPEINSKFTVKIESL from the coding sequence ATGAAGGTTATATTAAAACAAGATGTTAAAGGTTTGGGAAAAAAAGAACAGATGGTTGAAGCCAGTGACGGGTATGCAAGAAATTTCCTTCTTCCAAGAGGACTTGCAGTAGAGGCTACTTCATCAAATGTAAACATAATGAAAACCAAAAAAGAAGCAGAAGCTCAGAAGAAAGACCGTGAAATATCACAGGCAAAGGAACTGGCAAAGAAGATAAAGGATATAACAGTTACATTAAAGGTAAAAGCAGGTGAGAACGGAAAGCTTTTCGGGTCTATAACAAGCAAGGATGTTGCGGAAGCACTAAAATCCCAGCAGAAGCTTGACATAGACAAAAAGAAACTGGTTATGCCAGATTCACTCAAAGCTGTGGGTACTTTTGAAGTTGAAGTTAAACTGTACCCCGAAATCAACTCAAAGTTTACAGTAAAGATAGAAAGTCTGTAA
- the dnaB gene encoding replicative DNA helicase, giving the protein MDIGTLGRIPPQSLEAEQSVLGSMLIDKEVVPVVMEILKSEDFYRPDHKEIYDVIIELFDRAQPIDLITVSERLKLHGKLDLVGGLEYLTNIATEVPTTANVKHYAKIVEEKALLRKLIKASSDIVDLGYNASEEVSYILDKAEQNIFDILQKRSSQGFVPIKDVLVDTFNKLEELYNNSGNITGIPTGFADLDFKTSGLHNSDLILIAARPAMGKTAFALNLAQNAAVHSNVPVAVFSLEMSREQLVNRMLCSEAMVDSNRMKTGKLEDNDWQKVAKALGPLSEAPIFIDDTPGVSITEIRAKCRRLKLEHNLGLVIIDYLQLMQGSRSKSENRQQEISEISRSLKILAKEINVPVITLSQLSRAPEARTDHRPILSDLRESGAIEQDADIVMFLYRDDYYNPETEKKNIAEVILAKHRNGSTGTVELVWLGQYTKFANLEKFRQ; this is encoded by the coding sequence ATGGATATAGGAACTCTTGGCCGAATTCCTCCTCAAAGCCTGGAAGCGGAACAATCTGTTCTTGGATCTATGCTCATAGACAAGGAAGTTGTTCCTGTTGTTATGGAGATATTAAAATCAGAGGATTTCTACAGGCCGGATCATAAAGAAATATATGACGTAATTATTGAACTATTTGACAGAGCCCAGCCCATCGACTTGATTACTGTATCCGAACGCTTAAAACTTCACGGCAAGCTTGATCTTGTGGGTGGACTTGAATATTTGACTAATATTGCAACTGAGGTACCTACAACGGCAAATGTAAAGCATTATGCAAAAATAGTTGAAGAGAAGGCACTTTTGAGAAAGTTAATAAAGGCTTCATCAGATATAGTTGATCTGGGATACAACGCATCGGAGGAAGTATCCTATATACTGGACAAGGCAGAGCAAAATATATTTGATATACTTCAGAAGCGTAGTTCACAAGGCTTTGTGCCAATAAAAGATGTTCTGGTAGATACATTTAACAAATTAGAAGAATTATATAATAATAGTGGAAACATAACCGGAATCCCTACTGGATTTGCTGATCTTGATTTTAAAACATCAGGCTTGCATAATTCAGACCTTATTTTGATAGCTGCCCGTCCTGCAATGGGGAAAACTGCTTTTGCGCTAAATCTTGCACAAAATGCAGCCGTACACAGCAATGTCCCCGTTGCAGTATTTAGTCTGGAAATGTCCAGAGAGCAGCTTGTAAACAGAATGCTTTGCAGTGAAGCAATGGTTGACAGTAATAGAATGAAAACTGGAAAGCTTGAAGACAACGACTGGCAAAAGGTTGCCAAGGCATTAGGACCGCTTTCGGAGGCGCCCATATTTATAGATGATACACCGGGTGTATCAATTACTGAAATAAGGGCAAAATGCAGAAGGCTAAAGCTTGAACATAATCTCGGACTTGTAATTATAGATTACCTGCAGTTAATGCAGGGGAGCAGGTCAAAAAGTGAAAACAGACAACAGGAAATCTCTGAAATATCCCGTTCTCTCAAGATTCTTGCAAAGGAAATAAATGTTCCGGTAATTACATTGTCACAGCTTAGCCGTGCTCCGGAAGCAAGAACCGATCACAGACCGATACTGAGTGACCTGAGAGAATCTGGAGCAATAGAGCAGGATGCTGATATTGTAATGTTTCTTTACAGAGATGATTATTATAATCCTGAAACAGAAAAGAAGAATATAGCAGAGGTAATACTAGCAAAACACAGAAATGGTTCTACGGGAACAGTAGAGCTTGTGTGGTTGGGACAGTACACAAAATTTGCGAATCTCGAAAAGTTCAGGCAATAA
- the tilS gene encoding tRNA lysidine(34) synthetase TilS, whose translation MLKQLVFETIKNKGLINYGEGVIVGISGGYDSVCLLHVLYSISKELGIKIYPVHVNHMLRGEEALRDENFVRSLCSSLGLEVYVKRVDVAKKAKIEKTSLEEAGRNARYEIFSLVADEQGASKIAVAHSRNDQAETILMRICRGTGLDGLRGMEYKRDNIIRPLLDADRSQIEEYVNGIGLEAVTDSSNLHTDYFRNRIRLSVIPAINEASGSDITENLLRLSKIVVAEDDYLRYNSELYYQKSVLSEKRMYTELDLKVLAEVHQAIRLRVLRIAVGKTCGTLNGFEYIHMDKLNNLIENGRTGAQIDLPHSMAAVRTYNSLILKEQGKILREQFEKVLQIPGETEIQNKGIIVKTEIFKIESIKSCREFINCNEKAHTKFIDLDKLTSSGENVLLRNRRDGDVFKPLKSNGTKKLKEYFIDNKVPREIRDMIPLLALDKEIVWVVGNKISDNYKVTDNTRTVLKISCIPEKK comes from the coding sequence ATGCTCAAACAATTGGTTTTTGAAACCATTAAAAATAAGGGGCTTATTAATTATGGAGAAGGCGTAATTGTTGGCATATCCGGAGGGTATGACTCAGTGTGCCTGCTCCATGTCTTGTATTCTATTTCAAAAGAATTGGGAATAAAAATATATCCTGTACACGTAAACCATATGTTAAGGGGTGAAGAAGCCCTCAGGGATGAGAATTTTGTAAGGAGCTTATGCTCTTCTTTAGGACTTGAGGTTTACGTAAAACGTGTTGATGTTGCAAAAAAAGCAAAGATCGAAAAAACATCTCTGGAGGAAGCCGGCAGAAATGCCAGATACGAAATATTTAGCCTTGTTGCGGACGAGCAAGGTGCTTCAAAAATCGCTGTTGCCCATTCAAGAAATGATCAGGCAGAAACCATTTTAATGAGAATTTGCAGAGGTACAGGTTTGGATGGACTCAGGGGAATGGAGTATAAAAGAGATAACATTATACGCCCCCTGTTAGATGCTGACAGATCCCAAATAGAGGAGTATGTAAACGGAATTGGATTAGAGGCTGTTACTGACAGCTCCAATCTTCATACCGATTATTTCAGAAATAGAATAAGGCTTAGTGTGATTCCGGCAATTAATGAGGCATCCGGGTCGGATATTACTGAAAATTTACTAAGATTATCTAAAATAGTTGTAGCAGAGGATGATTATTTAAGATATAATTCTGAATTATACTATCAAAAATCAGTTCTTTCTGAAAAGAGAATGTATACAGAACTGGATTTGAAGGTATTAGCAGAAGTGCATCAAGCTATCAGATTACGTGTCTTGAGGATAGCTGTAGGAAAAACCTGCGGAACACTTAATGGGTTTGAGTACATTCATATGGATAAGCTCAACAACCTTATTGAAAACGGAAGAACTGGTGCTCAGATTGATTTACCTCATTCTATGGCAGCTGTAAGGACTTATAACTCGTTGATTTTAAAAGAACAGGGAAAAATACTTCGGGAACAGTTTGAAAAAGTTCTTCAAATTCCTGGAGAGACTGAAATACAAAATAAAGGTATTATTGTTAAAACTGAAATTTTCAAAATAGAATCAATTAAAAGCTGCCGGGAATTTATAAATTGTAACGAAAAAGCTCATACTAAATTTATTGATTTAGATAAATTGACTTCATCCGGGGAAAATGTCCTGTTGAGAAACAGAAGAGACGGAGATGTTTTCAAACCATTAAAGTCAAATGGTACTAAAAAACTAAAGGAATACTTTATAGATAATAAGGTTCCTAGAGAGATTAGGGATATGATTCCGCTTTTAGCATTGGATAAAGAAATAGTATGGGTAGTAGGAAATAAAATAAGTGATAATTATAAAGTAACTGACAATACTAGAACTGTATTGAAGATTTCTTGTATTCCAGAGAAAAAATAA
- the hpt gene encoding hypoxanthine phosphoribosyltransferase, whose protein sequence is MDVVERVLISKEQLDKQVEELGARISKDYEGQELVIIGVLKGGFIFLADLARKITIPVDLDFMSVSSYGNSSKSSGVVKIIKDVDTNITGKHVLIVEDIIDTGLTLNHLVELLKTRGPLSVKVCAALDKPSRRKVDLKVDYKGIEIPDEFVIGYGLDYAGKYRNIAEVCVLKREVYTKK, encoded by the coding sequence ATGGACGTTGTAGAGAGAGTATTGATTTCAAAGGAACAGTTGGACAAACAGGTCGAAGAACTTGGTGCTAGAATTTCAAAAGACTACGAAGGACAGGAGTTAGTTATTATTGGGGTTCTTAAAGGAGGATTTATTTTTCTTGCAGACTTAGCCAGAAAAATAACAATTCCCGTTGACCTGGATTTTATGTCAGTATCAAGTTACGGTAATTCCTCAAAATCATCAGGAGTTGTAAAAATAATAAAGGATGTTGATACAAATATTACCGGAAAGCATGTATTGATAGTTGAGGATATTATAGATACAGGTCTTACACTCAACCACTTGGTAGAACTACTCAAAACAAGGGGGCCCCTGAGTGTAAAGGTGTGTGCTGCACTTGATAAGCCATCAAGAAGAAAGGTTGACCTCAAGGTTGACTATAAAGGAATTGAAATACCAGATGAGTTTGTAATTGGTTACGGACTTGATTATGCGGGTAAATACAGAAATATAGCTGAAGTATGCGTATTGAAAAGGGAAGTGTACACAAAAAAATAA
- the ftsH gene encoding ATP-dependent zinc metalloprotease FtsH translates to MKYFKGISFYIIIFILILVIITFFTATDNPPKMSYSQLLTEMKAGNVKSIGLQTDTATIELKKPKENNKTKFVVIVPPDVTSASDRFTAALDSNLIEDFHVTQPPQPPWWVSMLPTVGLVIILILIWFFFIQQSQGGGGGNRVMSFGKSRAKMTVDDKKKVTFENVAGADEEKEELAEIVEFLKAPKKFVELGARIPKGVLLVGPPGTGKTLLAKAVSGEAGVPFFSISGSDFVEMFVGVGASRVRDLFEQAKKNAPCIVFIDEIDAVGRHRGAGLGGGHDEREQTLNQLLVEMDGFGINEGVIILAATNRPDILDPALLRPGRFDRRVVVGLPDIKGREQILKVHSRGKPLADDVKLDDLARITPGFTGADIENLLNEAALLTARANKKKIGNEEIKEAAFKVMMGPEKKSRVMSEHDKKVTAFHEAGHAIAIKLVSSSQKVDRVSIIPAGMAGGYTASRPQEDKSYHTKSQLIEEIIIALGGRAAEDIIMDEVSTGASSDLKKVNQIARNMVTKYGMSDKLGNMIFGNENDEVFIGRDLAQARNYSDEVAAIIDNEVKSIIDSAYERTVFLLKENIGRLNKLAEVLLEKEKVEGAEFEEIFESVALEGSSQTPQLEG, encoded by the coding sequence TTGAAATATTTTAAGGGTATCAGTTTTTATATAATTATTTTTATACTTATTTTGGTTATAATAACCTTCTTTACTGCTACTGATAATCCACCTAAAATGAGTTATTCTCAATTATTAACGGAAATGAAGGCCGGGAATGTAAAGAGTATAGGTTTACAAACAGACACGGCTACAATTGAATTGAAGAAGCCAAAGGAAAATAATAAGACCAAATTTGTGGTTATTGTCCCTCCGGATGTTACATCTGCATCTGATAGATTTACAGCTGCATTGGATAGTAACCTTATTGAAGATTTTCATGTAACACAGCCTCCTCAACCGCCATGGTGGGTGTCGATGCTGCCGACTGTAGGTCTTGTAATAATATTAATTCTCATATGGTTCTTTTTCATCCAGCAGTCTCAAGGCGGAGGCGGGGGCAACAGGGTTATGTCCTTTGGAAAAAGCCGTGCAAAAATGACTGTTGACGATAAGAAAAAGGTTACATTCGAGAATGTAGCCGGTGCAGATGAAGAAAAAGAGGAACTGGCAGAAATAGTTGAGTTCTTAAAAGCACCAAAGAAGTTTGTTGAACTGGGTGCCAGAATACCAAAGGGTGTACTCCTTGTGGGACCTCCCGGAACAGGTAAAACACTCTTGGCTAAAGCTGTATCAGGTGAAGCCGGGGTACCGTTCTTCAGCATCAGTGGTTCCGACTTTGTTGAAATGTTTGTCGGTGTTGGCGCATCACGTGTACGTGATCTTTTTGAACAGGCAAAAAAGAATGCACCATGTATTGTATTCATAGATGAAATAGATGCCGTAGGACGTCACAGAGGCGCCGGATTAGGCGGAGGCCATGACGAAAGAGAACAGACCCTTAACCAACTTCTTGTTGAAATGGATGGTTTTGGTATAAATGAGGGAGTAATCATACTTGCGGCAACAAACAGACCTGATATATTAGACCCTGCTTTACTAAGACCGGGTCGTTTTGACAGACGTGTTGTTGTTGGTTTGCCAGATATAAAGGGTAGAGAGCAGATATTAAAGGTTCATTCAAGAGGAAAGCCATTAGCAGATGATGTAAAGCTGGACGATCTTGCGAGAATAACTCCGGGCTTTACGGGAGCAGATATTGAAAACCTTTTGAACGAAGCTGCTTTGCTAACTGCCAGAGCAAATAAGAAAAAAATAGGTAACGAAGAGATAAAAGAAGCTGCATTCAAAGTAATGATGGGACCTGAAAAGAAGAGCCGTGTTATGAGCGAGCATGACAAGAAGGTTACCGCATTTCACGAAGCGGGTCATGCAATTGCAATAAAGCTTGTATCCTCAAGCCAGAAGGTAGACAGGGTGTCAATCATACCAGCAGGTATGGCAGGCGGATATACCGCAAGCAGACCTCAGGAGGATAAGAGCTATCATACCAAGTCTCAACTGATTGAAGAAATAATTATTGCACTTGGCGGAAGAGCTGCCGAGGACATTATTATGGATGAAGTCAGTACCGGAGCATCAAGCGACCTTAAAAAGGTTAATCAGATTGCAAGAAACATGGTTACAAAGTATGGTATGAGTGACAAACTTGGCAATATGATTTTCGGAAATGAAAATGATGAAGTTTTCATTGGAAGGGATCTTGCTCAGGCCAGAAACTACAGTGATGAGGTTGCAGCAATAATTGACAATGAAGTTAAAAGTATCATTGACAGTGCATATGAAAGAACCGTGTTCCTGTTAAAAGAAAATATCGGAAGACTTAATAAACTTGCCGAAGTACTTCTTGAGAAGGAAAAAGTCGAAGGTGCAGAGTTTGAAGAGATTTTTGAAAGTGTGGCACTGGAGGGTTCTTCACAAACACCTCAGTTGGAAGGTTAA
- a CDS encoding thioesterase family protein yields MELKVGITGSTEVLVSEANTAKTMGSGSLDVFATPAMIALMEKAASMAVQNYIDEDSSTVGTMINIKHIAATPIGMNVTARAELVEIDGKRLVFTVEAFDGKDKIGEGQHERFIIKAAKFILKANSKLNE; encoded by the coding sequence ATGGAACTAAAGGTTGGGATAACAGGAAGCACAGAGGTACTTGTTTCGGAGGCTAATACTGCAAAAACTATGGGAAGCGGCAGTCTTGATGTTTTTGCAACGCCTGCCATGATTGCATTAATGGAAAAGGCGGCTTCAATGGCTGTACAGAATTATATTGATGAAGATAGCTCAACTGTAGGGACTATGATAAATATAAAACATATTGCTGCAACCCCTATAGGAATGAATGTAACTGCAAGGGCAGAGCTTGTTGAAATTGATGGGAAAAGGCTGGTATTTACAGTGGAAGCTTTTGACGGAAAGGATAAAATAGGAGAGGGACAGCATGAGAGATTTATTATAAAAGCTGCAAAGTTTATATTAAAGGCAAACAGTAAATTAAATGAATAA
- the metK gene encoding methionine adenosyltransferase, translating to MTKRLFTSESVTEGHPDKICDQISDAVLDAIYEKDPQARVACETAVTTGMVMVMGEITTNCYVDIPKVVRNTIREIGYDRAKYGFDCDTCAVMTSIDEQSSDIAMGVDKALEAKVGEMSEEQIQAIGAGDQGMMFGFACDETPELMPMPIMLAHKLTLKLSEVRKNGLVKYLRPDGKSQVTIEYDGDKPVRVDTVVISTQHGADVSHDTIEKDIMEHVIIPVIPKELLDEGTKYFINPTGRFVVGGPQGDSGLTGRKIIVDTYGGYARHGGGAFSGKDPTKVDRSAAYAARYVAKNIVAAGIARKCEVQLAYAIGVAKPVSVLVDTFGTAVIAEDKISELVNKHFDLRPAAIISKLNLRRPIYRKTAAYGHFGREDAEFSWEKTDVADALRKEAGL from the coding sequence ATGACAAAAAGGCTTTTTACTTCTGAATCAGTAACAGAGGGGCATCCCGACAAAATCTGTGATCAGATATCTGATGCAGTATTGGATGCAATTTATGAAAAGGATCCTCAAGCAAGAGTTGCATGTGAAACAGCAGTTACAACCGGTATGGTAATGGTAATGGGAGAAATCACAACCAACTGTTATGTTGATATCCCCAAGGTAGTAAGAAATACTATCAGGGAAATAGGATATGACAGAGCAAAATATGGATTTGACTGTGATACTTGTGCTGTAATGACTTCTATAGATGAACAGTCATCGGATATTGCTATGGGTGTTGATAAGGCACTTGAAGCAAAAGTAGGTGAAATGAGCGAAGAGCAGATTCAGGCTATAGGAGCAGGAGACCAGGGAATGATGTTTGGTTTCGCATGTGATGAAACACCTGAGTTGATGCCTATGCCTATAATGTTGGCTCACAAGCTTACTTTGAAGCTAAGCGAAGTAAGAAAGAATGGATTGGTAAAGTATTTAAGACCTGACGGTAAATCACAGGTTACTATCGAGTACGATGGGGACAAGCCTGTTAGGGTTGATACTGTAGTTATATCCACTCAGCACGGAGCAGACGTCAGCCATGACACTATAGAAAAGGATATTATGGAGCATGTAATCATTCCTGTAATTCCTAAAGAGTTGCTGGATGAGGGTACAAAGTACTTCATTAATCCTACAGGCAGGTTCGTAGTCGGAGGACCTCAAGGAGATTCCGGACTTACAGGCAGAAAAATCATAGTTGATACTTATGGTGGATACGCTAGACACGGGGGCGGTGCTTTTTCAGGAAAAGACCCTACAAAGGTTGACCGTTCCGCTGCATATGCTGCAAGATATGTAGCTAAAAACATCGTAGCAGCTGGCATAGCTCGCAAATGTGAAGTTCAACTGGCATATGCCATTGGTGTTGCAAAACCTGTATCAGTACTTGTTGATACCTTTGGAACAGCTGTTATAGCTGAGGACAAGATTTCAGAATTAGTAAACAAACACTTTGACTTAAGGCCGGCTGCTATCATAAGTAAACTGAATTTAAGAAGGCCAATTTACAGAAAAACAGCAGCATATGGTCATTTCGGAAGAGAAGATGCAGAATTTTCATGGGAAAAGACCGATGTAGCTGATGCATTAAGAAAAGAAGCAGGATTATAA